Within the Candidatus Woesearchaeota archaeon genome, the region TCGTAAACTCATCATCTCGGGGAGGATCATCAACGTCCACCTTCACAAACCCCTTCTTCGCATAACACAAGGGACACACCTTCGGCTCGGACTTCACCACCGCCCCGCAATGCTCGCACCGGTACGCCTCCATACAAACACCTTCTCACCCTCTTTGTTTAAAAATTTTTGGTATCCTTGTTCTGCTTTGCGCACCGAAGAAACCAGCAGACCAAGGAGACAGCGAGCCAAGGACGAGTTTTACAGCTTAAGAAACAAGTCCTCAGAACCCTTCGATTCAACAGCCTCTGCAACACGCTGCACCGCGAGCATGAACGCAGCCAAGTACCAATCCCCGCCATGCCGGTCCGCCAAGGCGTGCACTACTTCAAACTCTCGCTTCATGCGCTCCTCCAGCCGAGAAAAAACCTCTTCCTCCGTCCAATACCACCCCTGGCGGTTCTGCACCCACTCAAAGTACGACACCGTTACCCCGCCCGCGTTGGCGAGAATGTCGGGGATGACCAAGACACCGCGCTTCGTCAACTCCTTTCCCGCCTCGTACGTGACCGGGCCATTCGCGACCTCAACAACAACCCCTGCCTTAACGCGACCCACATTCTCCTCAGTTATCACGCTCTCAAGCGCCGCGGGAACCAAGACATCAACGTCAAGCTCCAAGAGTTCCTTGTTTGAAATCTTCTTCGCACCCTTCTCCTTCTTCAAGGCGCCGTGCACGATGACTTCATCAACCACCCCGCTCTTCTTCTTCACTTCCCAAAGATGCTGCGGGTCCAGCCCCTCTTCAAAATAAACGCCGCCGCGAGAATCGCTCACCGCCACGACACGAAAGCCGGCATCGTGCAAAAACCTAGCCAAGTGATACCCTGCATTGCCAAACCCCTGCACCGCAACCGTGGTCTCCGCAGGGGTCTTCCCGACACGCTTCACTGCCTCTTGCAAAACAATGAACGCGCCCATCGAAGTCGCAACCTCGCGCCCCTTGCTCCCGCCAAGCGGCAACGGCTTGCCTGTGATTATAGCAGGAACGTACTTTCGCCTCAGCCTTGCATACTCATCTGCCATCCAGCCCATAATCGTCGGGTTCGTGTACACGTCAGGAGCAGGAATATCCGTGTCTTCCCCAATGACGTCGAACAGCGCCGAGATGTAGCCACGACTGAGGCGCTCGAGCTCAGTAGGGGATAGCTTTTTCGGATCAACAACAACCCCTCCCTTCGCGCCACCGAACGGAAGGCTCACCACGCCGCACTTGAGCGTCATGAGCAGCGCGAGCGCCTTCACCTCGTCAAGATCAACCTGGGGATGAAAACGAATACCTCCCTTTGTCGGGCCTCTGGCGTCACTATACTGCACCCTATACCCACGAAACACTTCGAGCTTGCCATTGTCCATCCTCACCGGAATGGCAACATCAACAACGCGCTTCGGATGCTCAAGAAGGATTCTTGTTTCAGCATCAATCTTGCTCTTCTCCAGCGCGTCACGCAAGCGAAGCTTGGCCGTCTCCAACATCGCATTACCCATACACACGCTTACCTCTCAACGTTCTCCTCGCCTCTCCGAACCCATTCGCAAGCGCCTGCAACACCGCTTTATTTAAAAAACTTCTGGAGGACTGAGCAAGAAAACAAAACACCCCATCCTTTGTGAACCACTAACAAGCCA harbors:
- a CDS encoding Glu/Leu/Phe/Val dehydrogenase, whose translation is MGNAMLETAKLRLRDALEKSKIDAETRILLEHPKRVVDVAIPVRMDNGKLEVFRGYRVQYSDARGPTKGGIRFHPQVDLDEVKALALLMTLKCGVVSLPFGGAKGGVVVDPKKLSPTELERLSRGYISALFDVIGEDTDIPAPDVYTNPTIMGWMADEYARLRRKYVPAIITGKPLPLGGSKGREVATSMGAFIVLQEAVKRVGKTPAETTVAVQGFGNAGYHLARFLHDAGFRVVAVSDSRGGVYFEEGLDPQHLWEVKKKSGVVDEVIVHGALKKEKGAKKISNKELLELDVDVLVPAALESVITEENVGRVKAGVVVEVANGPVTYEAGKELTKRGVLVIPDILANAGGVTVSYFEWVQNRQGWYWTEEEVFSRLEERMKREFEVVHALADRHGGDWYLAAFMLAVQRVAEAVESKGSEDLFLKL